The Oncorhynchus keta strain PuntledgeMale-10-30-2019 chromosome 28, Oket_V2, whole genome shotgun sequence DNA segment ACAACATATCAGTTCGATGGGTGGGATTTTCCTTTCTTCAAACTTTCTTTGTAATAAATGATTGCTGAATACTTTGGACGGTTCATGGGGAGTGTCATCATGAGCTCCATGCTACATTTAATTCTAAATGCCTACTGCTTGCAAAATCAATTTCTTCAACTGGTTGACTGGCAACTCACCATTTAGTTATTTTTGATCTGCACGAGTGTAAATTTCATAGTGGCACGGACAGTGGTGATACGTTGGCACAAAATTAGTCAATTATTGGATTATATCCATTCTGGCTTTCTCGgactacctgagacatgaaaccgATAGGTGGAAGAGAATACAGTCTGTTGCCAGTTTAAGTGCAATTTGCCTAAATGGGTAAtggaaactcattctgattggctgggcctggctccccagtgggtaggcATGGCTGCACACCTGCCCGGTCGTGACTAGacatgaatttatttcaattgacttattttccttatatgaactgttactcagtaaaaaaaaaaaaattgttgcatgttttatatttttgttcagtatattttcaaTGCCAACTTTGTAAATGTTGACAAAAATCACTGTAGAAGTTAAACATAGGTAATGTTACACTGCCAATACAAGGAGCAAGTAAACTTTTTTTGAATTTTCAATGACCTGTGTCTGTATTCCACAAAAACATTTACACTTGCCCAAATGAAAGCATAATTTTATCACATAATTATCTAATGACACTTACAGGCCATGTAGCTGCAATCAGTTCTCaagtcaaattttatttgtcaaatgcgccaaatacaacaggtgtattttcaaaccttagtgaaatgcttacttacaagcccttaaccaacaatgctttgagaagttttaagaaaaataagtgttaagtaaaacaTAGAAAATTAAAgttacaaataattaaacagcagcagtaaaataacaatgtgaggctatatacagggggtaccagtacagagtcaatgtgcgagggcaACTGTTAGTCGaggtaaaagaggggtctggttggccctttgattagctgttcaggagtcttatggcttgggtgtagaagctgttaagaagccttttggaccgagacttggcgctctggttcagctttccgtgcggtagcagagagaacagtctatgactagggtggctggagtctgaccatttttagggccttccaaTGACACGGCCAAGTattgaggtcctggatgacaggaagcttggccccagtgatgtactgggctgtatccactaccctctgtagtgccttgcagtcggaggccgagcagttgccataccaggcagtgatgcaaccagtcaagacgctctcgatggtgcagctgtagaaccttttgaggatctgaagacccatgccgaatcttttcaatctcctgatggggaataggttttgctgtgccctcttcatgactgtcttagtgtgtttggaccatgatagtttgttggtgatgtggataccaacctgctccattacagccccgtcgatgagaatgggggtgtgctcggtcctccttttcctgtagtctaccatcatctcctttgtcttgatcacgatgagggagaggttgttgtcctggcaccacacggccaggtctctgacctcccttaggctgtgtcatcgttgtctgtgatcaggcctaccactattgtgtcatctgcaaacttgatgatggtgttaaGAGTTGTGCctagccatgcagtcatgagtgaacagggagtacaggaggggactgagcacgcacccctgaggggccccccgtgttgaggatcagcaaggcggatgtgttgttacctacccttaccacctgggggtggcccgtcaggtagtccaggatccagtttcagagggaggtgttttgtcccagggtccttagctaagtgatgagctttgagggcactatggtgttgaatgctgagctgcagtaaatgaatagcattctcaaataggtgttccttttgtccagatgagaaagggcagtgttgagtgcaatagagattgcatcatctgtggatctgttggagtggtaagcaaattggagtgggtcaagggtttctggaataatgttgttgatgtgagccatgaccagcctttcaaagcactttatggctacagacgtgagtgctatgggtcggtattCAATTAGGCATGATATTTTAGTGTTcttacggagagcgtgatcacacagtcatccggaacagctgatgctctcatgcatgtttcagtgttacttgcctcaaagtgagcatagaagtaatttagctcgccTGGtatgctcgtgtcactgggcagctcgcggctgtgcttctctttgtagtctgtaaaaGTTTGCAAGTCCTGACACATCCGACGCGTGtcgtacgattcaatcttagtcctgtattgacgctttgctctTACAAGCTTCCGGggtagagtcccgctccttgaaagcggcagcgcTACCCTTTGCTAAGTGCGGAtgatgcctgtaatccatggcttctggttggggtatgtacgtacggtcactggagacgtcatcgatgcacttactgatgaagccagtgactgatgtggtgtactcaatGCCATcgaaagaatcccggaacatattccagtcggTGCTcggaaaacagtcctgtagtttagcatccgcttcatctgaccactttcttattgaccgagtcactggtgcttcctgctttagtttttgattgtaagcaggaatcagagggatataattatggtctgatttgccaaatggagggcgagcttTGTATACAtatctgtgtggagtaaaggtggtctcgTTAGAAATGATAGATAGgtagaaatgatgtaaaataaatgtaaagtttccctgcattaaagtccccggcatCTAGGAGCTCCACCTCTGGAtaagcgttttcctgtttgcttatggccgtaaaCAGCTCTGCTCTAATAAAATCTGCGTGACTCCAAAACAATATAGTCAAACCTGAGACAACTTTCTTTCAATACTTTATTGGTTCCCCCCACACAATTATTGTGGAAACAGTAATGAAATTAGAATATATATCCAAATATAATGTGAGAGCACATTAAaagtataatgtgtatatatatatatatatatatatatatatgaaaatgTCCAAACAAATCATTCTCTATGCATtggagtggcagggtagccttgtggttagtgttagacgagtaaccgaaaggttgcaagatccctgacctgacaaggtacaaatctgttattctgcccatgaacaaggcagttaacccactgttcttaggccgtcattgaaaataataatttgttcttaactgacttgtctagttaaataaaggtaaaataaaaaatggattAGACAGGTGTAATCAATCTAGTAATAGTTCCACCTTGACATCTGATAAGAAAGGGGGTCTTCAGTACAACAAAACAGTGTTTTGCATTTTAAATTAAACTGAAAAGGGTAGAGAACGACCAGTTGAAGAACAGTGTGATTATGGCGTCCCAGAAGATTGTACGGTATGTGCTTCACGTGTTTCAAATTTTAAATAGTTACATCCATATTGATCAGGCCACAACCACCAAACGGGCACAAATTTACCTCAAAGGCTGTTGAAGCATGGTACGCACCATTTTGGGGACACGTGTCTTTCAGTACAAACCGTCACACAATGTAGCAAGCATTGAATCACACTGAATGCACCCTGTGCATAGGGATTAGGGGACGATTTGGGATTGGCCCATTGACTACTACCCAATCAGTGGCTCATAATGGAGTGCTTTTTAATATCACTAGCACAAAATGATCAACAAATCAGCTGTTCTGAGAGCAGCAGAAAACAATGTTCCCTGCCCAGAATTACATTTAGTTAAATTTACCAGTAGTTATAAGTATTATACTTTATCTGTTTAagaacaaacatacacacattacaaAAGGCATCTGCCCTGAAATGTAAAAAGCATTTTCCCTTTATAATCCTTTTCGTTTGCCCCATTTGTACATGTTTCTTTTATCACACAGCAAGTCATGGGCACTTTTCTTGTGGCATACAATATGCACCAGCTTTAGATTCTCCCGAGTGAACAGCAGTTTATAAAAATAGTCCAGGTTTATGTTGCTGCTCTTGCGGTTCTGCAGTGCTTCCACCAGGGCAGGAATGACCGTCCTCTTCTTCTCAATCCTGGGACAGAGATTTCTACAGATTTGATCCATAACTGACAGGACATGCATAGCATTCCAATTGATGATTAAGAAAGCTTTTTTTGTAATACTGTTTCAAACACGATTGTGAGCCTGACATTCTGAATGATATTAATAACCGTTATTCACTAAACCCACCTGTGGTCCAAGTTCCAGGTGCTAAAGAGAATCCTGCTCTCTCGGTTGCCATAGGGGTTGATGGAGTGGAGGGAAATGCATTCATCCTGGTCAAATGCAccctgaggaaaggagagggatgagggaaggACACAGGCTATAAGACAGGATGCTATGGAGCCAAACATGATCTGGAACTGTTGGTAACCATTCACAGCTCCATCATGACTGTGACTATTGTACATCACATAATTAATTATGTTGTGTTTATGCTTTATTATAGTCAAATCCTGCATTACTAGCCACTTTCAGGTTCATAATTGTTACCTGACAGGAGAACCATCCATCCTTGGTGCATAGTCGATTGAGTTCCTTCTCTGTCCTGTTGAAGTAGCAGCCATTGTACTTGTCAGACTTCAGCTGCATCACCAAGGACTCTGCAGTCTTCTTGTATTCAGCCTTGAGTTTAGGCTTTTGGATAGTTTGAGCATAACTATCCACCTGTGAATAAGCAAACTATAAAATCAGTCATGAGTAAGTATATTGTTTCCCCTCAGAAAATAGAAGGGCAGATAACAATTTGGAGTAGATTTGTTATAATGAGGTATTCCTTGAGAATCACTTCTTGACAGTCCCAACCACTTTCAGTGTCAAACCAAAGCATCAGTAATACAGTTTTACCTCCTTCATGTATCCACGAATCCTGCTCTCACAGTTGTACTTCATGTAGGCCGATTTAGTCTTAAATCTGACATCAATTCCTGAAAGCGCAGAAATGGAAGAGTGCAACTTTAAAAAGGCACAGTTTGGTTCAGCTAAATATAAAAAGTGTCTTATACTTTGCTCCATCTTGCTTTTGGCTATCACATTGTTTCCTGCAGGATTTCTTTCCATCCCAAGATAAAGGACTTTTTACCTTGGAACCAGTCTTCATCATCTTCTCTGTTTTCAGTCTCAGAGCTGTCCTTCAAATGCAGCAGCAGTTCCCCCAGGAGTTTGCGTCTCTTTGGAGACCGCTCGTCAGAGAGAAGCCCCTTAGCCGCATCAATCAGAAGATCTGAGTTCCTGTCGGTGTCCAGCAACCGGCTTATGTCACAGACAACTGGAATAATAACAAATCATACCTGTTATTTAAATGGATTCACAGAACAACTTTTGTTAGCTACACATCTAAGCCATGGCACCAATGTGACCAACTGGGTTTGAAGCCCAGACAGCCTAACTGGCCAACCTGGACTCCgaggtagacgtaacatagtaaatgtaaatctggaacactccaattagtatgatatgttgcgTTTCTTATGGTacgtattaatttgtggatgtccatcatccatttcgtatgatacgTTACAAATTAAAATTCATATTAATACTGTATGTAACAAATTGTAATTCATACAATATGTTTctaattccaatttgttgtggctaatgttggctaggtggctaacgttagctaggttaggggttagaatcAAGATGAttagttaggttaaagggttaaggttagtgcaGTGTTtcccaggaccaagtttgggaaataCTGGGtttggggaagggttagctaacatgctaagtaattGTAAAGTAGAAGGTAGTCAAAGTTACTAAAgctgtccgtgatgagattcaaacacgcaACCTTTAGGTTGCTAGATGTTTGCGTTATCCACCCTACTTTTtgcttaagtaaccttctgtcttatgcaACCATGccaaacatatcatactaatttgggtgtcccggatttacatgtactctgttatgtctagtctatgagaccaggctgcactGGCAAGTAAAGTTAAGCTACACATTAGTGAGTGTCGTTAACTGCTCTTCCTACAAGTGAAAGCATGGCTCATCCATCGTTTCAAATCAATTAACGCAATTATTTGCCTACGTAAAGTATTTGAAGTGCATATTTAAATTAGTATTGTTATCATACATTTACCATGCACAGCTACATAAAGTAGGTCTCATCATTATATTAATGTGCATGCAACTAAGTCTGAGGTGGTTAGTTG contains these protein-coding regions:
- the LOC118360930 gene encoding DNA fragmentation factor subunit beta-like isoform X1, giving the protein MFLHNGLHRRKGAMFGLFRKNKLVKIRSLNETTKHGVAATSLKELLKKGSKLLQVPLVGSHICLYEDGTELSEDYFRSLPDNAELVLLAMGERWSGFVCDISRLLDTDRNSDLLIDAAKGLLSDERSPKRRKLLGELLLHLKDSSETENREDDEDWFQGIDVRFKTKSAYMKYNCESRIRGYMKEVDSYAQTIQKPKLKAEYKKTAESLVMQLKSDKYNGCYFNRTEKELNRLCTKDGWFSCQGAFDQDECISLHSINPYGNRESRILFSTWNLDHRIEKKRTVIPALVEALQNRKSSNINLDYFYKLLFTRENLKLVHIVCHKKSAHDLLCDKRNMYKWGKRKGL
- the LOC118360930 gene encoding DNA fragmentation factor subunit beta-like isoform X2; its protein translation is MFLHNGLHRRKGAMFGLFRKNKLVKIRSLNETTKHGVAATSLKELLKKGSKLLQVPLVGSHICLYEDGTELSEDYFRSLPDNAELVLLAMVVCDISRLLDTDRNSDLLIDAAKGLLSDERSPKRRKLLGELLLHLKDSSETENREDDEDWFQGIDVRFKTKSAYMKYNCESRIRGYMKEVDSYAQTIQKPKLKAEYKKTAESLVMQLKSDKYNGCYFNRTEKELNRLCTKDGWFSCQGAFDQDECISLHSINPYGNRESRILFSTWNLDHRIEKKRTVIPALVEALQNRKSSNINLDYFYKLLFTRENLKLVHIVCHKKSAHDLLCDKRNMYKWGKRKGL